The bacterium DNA segment TCGACGACCGGGCAAAGAAGTCGAGCTTCCTTTTGACCGGTTCGGCAGCGCCGAGTGAGCGGCCGACCCACTCGGGCGCGGGGCGCATCGTCACGCTGCGGATGCATCCGCTGTCGCTGTCCGAGCGCTCTCTCGCAGCGCCGACCGTCAGCCTCAGCGAACTGCTGTCGGGGGAACGGCCGCGGCTCGCCGGCGCGTCCGGCGTGACGCTGGCCGACTACGCAGCAGAGATCGCGCGCTCGGGCTTCCCCGGCATTCGGCCCTTGGGCCGGGTGCTGCGGGCCGACCTGCTCGACGGCTATCTAGACCGGGTAGCCGACTACGACCTCGACGAAGCCGGGGCTGGCATTCGTGACCGCAGAGCGCTTCGGCGCTGGCTCGCGGCATACGCCGCTGCCACCGCCACCGCCACATCCTTCGCCGCCGTTCGCAACGCTGCCGCTGAAGGATCAGCCGATCCGCCCTCTCCGCCCACTGCGGCTGCCCACCGGCGAGCGCTCGAGCAGTTGTGGCTGATCGAAGATCTGCCGGCTTGGCTGCCGACCCGCAACCGGCTCCGACGCCTGGCCTCAGCGCCGAAACACCATCTGGCGGACCCTGCCTTGGCGCTGCGCTGCCTCGGCATCGACGAGTCGGGCTTGCTCGAAGGCCAGGCGACGGATCATGCGCTGCCCCGTGACGGAACCCTGCTCGGGGCGATGTTTGAGTCGCTGGTGGCCCTGTCGGTTCGGGTGTACGCGCAGGCCAACAGAACCCGTGTCTCTCATTTGCGCACCCACGGCGGCGAGCACGAGGTCGACCTGATCGTGGAGCGAGGCGACGGGCGAGTCGTGGCCTTCGAGGTCAAGCTGTCAGCGACAGTCAAAGGCCGCGACGTCCGGCACTTGGCGTGGCTCGCCGAACGGCTCGGCGACGACCTGCTCGACGCGGCCGTCATCACTACCGGCAAAGAGGCCTACCGCCGCCGTGACGGCATCGGCGTCGTCCCCGCAGCCCTGCTCACCGCCTAGGCCATCGAGCCTCTATCCGCCGCAACCGCTTGCCGGTGCGGTCCCTTCTGCGCCTTCGGGAGGCGTGCAAAGTTCTCCCTTTCGCAGTGGAGCGGCACAGCCCAAGCTGGGGGAGTGTGGCCTTATTGGCGGCGATAGGACTCCCGGCGATGGGCGACTCGAACAACGAGGACCACCAGTTCGTTGTTGAGCACTTCGTACACCACCCTGTAGTCGCCGACGCGTAGGCGGCGAAGGCCCCTCAAATCTCCCTTCAACGGGTAGCCCGCGTGCGGTTGCTCGGCGAGGCGGTCGATGGCGTACACAATCCGCTCGCGATCCCGGTGAGCAATCTGAGCCATGTCTTGGGACGCGCTGCGCTTGATCCGAACTGAGTAAGCGGCCATCGGCTACGGCTTCTGCGCCACCAGG contains these protein-coding regions:
- a CDS encoding DUF4143 domain-containing protein, which encodes MDEIRPDFYIPRIVDRRLDELLSGLPAISLEGPRAVGKTETALRRARTVHRLDDDQQLELVHGDPSRLVEGDPPVLIDEWQRYPASWDLVRRHVDDRAKKSSFLLTGSAAPSERPTHSGAGRIVTLRMHPLSLSERSLAAPTVSLSELLSGERPRLAGASGVTLADYAAEIARSGFPGIRPLGRVLRADLLDGYLDRVADYDLDEAGAGIRDRRALRRWLAAYAAATATATSFAAVRNAAAEGSADPPSPPTAAAHRRALEQLWLIEDLPAWLPTRNRLRRLASAPKHHLADPALALRCLGIDESGLLEGQATDHALPRDGTLLGAMFESLVALSVRVYAQANRTRVSHLRTHGGEHEVDLIVERGDGRVVAFEVKLSATVKGRDVRHLAWLAERLGDDLLDAAVITTGKEAYRRRDGIGVVPAALLTA
- a CDS encoding type II toxin-antitoxin system RelE/ParE family toxin; protein product: MAAYSVRIKRSASQDMAQIAHRDRERIVYAIDRLAEQPHAGYPLKGDLRGLRRLRVGDYRVVYEVLNNELVVLVVRVAHRRESYRRQ